The following are encoded together in the Tripterygium wilfordii isolate XIE 37 chromosome 18, ASM1340144v1, whole genome shotgun sequence genome:
- the LOC119984453 gene encoding putative protein TPRXL yields the protein MAATSASSRRPGFRSHSPSGRFPSSSSSAFASSSSSFSSRPSNFFQRSASPTRVNVYGHSAMSSWFSLDRPVSPNRSMSAVGAKPSHQVVKRQSGPKRTCLCSPTTHPGSFRCSLHKNFGGNSQGGSVSASNRLNARRSAMTNSLVRIGGVEGDLVKRALAALIRPSSHQQRRRTAFQLRPSRLSVMCKAADS from the coding sequence ATGGCGGCAACATCCGCATCTTCCAGAAGACCGGGCTTCCGTTCTCACTCTCCGTCCGGAAGATTCCCTAGCTCTTCGTCTTCCGCCTTTGCCTCCTCCAGCTCCAGCTTCTCCTCTCGTCCCTCGAATTTCTTTCAACGGTCAGCTTCTCCGACACGTGTCAACGTCTACGGTCATTCCGCCATGTCTTCCTGGTTCTCCCTAGACCGACCGGTGTCCCCTAACCGTTCCATGTCCGCAGTCGGTGCCAAACCTTCGCATCAGGTTGTGAAGAGACAGAGTGGTCCCAAGCGGACCTGTTTGTGTTCTCCTACAACGCACCCGGGCTCCTTCCGGTGCAGCCTCCACAAGAATTTCGGAGGTAATTCGCAGGGAGGGAGTGTTTCGGCGAGTAATCGGCTTAACGCGCGCAGATCGGCGATGACGAACTCTCTGGTGAGGATCGGTGGAGTGGAAGGGGATCTGGTCAAGAGAGCCCTTGCTGCCCTGATTCGTCCGTCCTCGCACCAACAGCGCCGCCGCACCGCTTTCCAACTGAGGCCGAGCAGGTTATCGGTTATGTGTAAAGCCGCAGATTCCTGA
- the LOC119983809 gene encoding protein FAR-RED IMPAIRED RESPONSE 1-like, producing the protein MWHILSKFSEKLDAVKWKEQCTQFQKCIWDSESPENFEVEWSRVIEQSGMSDNEWLKGLYDIRFKWIPAYVNDTFSAGMSSSQRAESCHSFFKHYVSKKNTLMDFCG; encoded by the exons ATGTGGCATATCCTCAGCAAGTTCTCAGAGAAACTAGATGCAGTCAAATGGAAAGAACAATGCACCCAATTTCAGAAATGCATATGGGATTCTGAGAGTCCAGAGAATTTTGAAGTTGAATGGTCCAGGGTGATAGAGCAAAGTGGCATGTCTGACAATGAGTGGTTAAAAGGGTTGTATGATATTCGGTTCAAATGGATTCCTGCTTATGTTAACGACACATTCTCTGCGG GCATGTCCAGTAGCCAAAGAGCAGAAAGTTGTCATTCATTTTTCAAGCATTATGTGTCAAAGAAAAACACATTGATGGATTTTTGTGGTTAG
- the LOC119984456 gene encoding receptor-like protein 15 isoform X1, whose amino-acid sequence MKNMECWIRVVVSMWVLLNGLGWTHGCVDQEREALLQLKPFFYTLNWPESSNSSECCEWERVECNATTGRVTKLSLSTIARETWHLNVSYFLPFEQLTSLDLSGNYVQGREGNQGFEILWSRLRKLEVLDLRANNFNESIISSLSGFASLKSLYLNENKMGTTSDTTGFESLWKLRNLELLDLSINYYNNSILSSLRGLSSLKDLNLAENQLSGTINAQDLNNILNLKRLDMHLNEITGFESFKGDLEFLDLMGNRFNNSVFASLNGLSHLKSLNLSENQLTGSIHLEELASLSNLEELTISGNSNIEEIMGPEDKTTLNKLKVLGLAFLQTNGKGSVLKSLGPLSALKTIDLRGNILNETNTFEELFNLSTLENLFLDESIIHKDFLQNHVAACTSLKVLHLSRCGLKGTLPNRGWCELKNLEELDLGDNEFEGALPSCMANMSSLHTLRLTRNQFTGNLASGPIPKLKSIESLLLGYNHFQVSLESFANHSSLKNLMANDNELIEEVASYSWTPKLQLEVLSLSHCRPKTPKASSLNFLYHQFNLGYLDLSGSKFGGAFPSWLFENNTRLEQIYLGDNSFVGSFQLPLHPNLNVSVIDVSYNKLGGHIPSNLSFIFPNLLLFNISMNSFQGIIPPSLGNINSLEFMDLSNNQLSGEIKEQFANTPLQLIKLSNNNFSGRIPDLFDPIRLHVLLLGGNNFVGEIPDLSSFIYLMTLDISSNSLSGMLPSWIANMSDLRIISLSGNQFEGSIPLEFCKLYELQFLGLSSNDLSGSIPPCFSELTNLEYVLLSRNKFGGPIPHALINVTGLRNLDLGGNNFSGTIPNWIGNFSSLTILLLQANNLHGNIPIELCQLKQLNILALSSNNLSGRLHACLSNLSSITPSRVSIQAYLKISYINSLPNFEDSTSDFGHLIFPIQEALELATKGNSLSYIGFNLDHMYAIDLSCNRFFGEIPPEFGNLSNVRALNLSHNNLSGSIPASFSKLKQLESLDLSYNDLSGQIPPQLTEIYTLAVFSVAHNDLSGPVPDFKAQFGTFNESCYEGNPLLCGPPMNNSCDETHFAPPPLKEESEDDGFMDMTFFWVTFVVTYTVALFGVASVLYINSNWRHAWFYRIDVCFHTCYYFLLDRFQ is encoded by the exons ATGAagaatatggagtgttggataaGAGTGGTGGTAAGTATGTGGGTGTTGCTAAATGGGTTGGGTTGGACTCATGGGTGTGTGGACCAAGAGAGGGAGGCTCTCTTACAACTGAAACCTTTCTTTTATACCTTAAATTGGCCAGAGAGTAGTAATTCTTCAGAATGTTGTGAGTGGGAAAGGGTGGAGTGCAATGCAACTACTGGAAGAGTAACCAAGCTCTCTCTTTCTACTATAGCAAGGGAGACATGGCATCTCAATGTGTCTTATTTTCTTCCCTTTGAACAACTCACAAGTCTCGACTTGAGCGGCAATTATGTGCAGGGTCGTGAGGGGAATCAAG GATTTGAAATATTGTGGTCGAGGTTGAGGAAGCTGGAGGTCCTTGACTTACGTGCGAATAATTTCAATGAGAGCATTATATCGTCTTTGAGTGGGTTTGCTTCTCTCAAGTCTCTTTatctaaatgaaaataaaatgggAACAACCTCAGATACAACCG GTTTTGAAAGTCTGTGGAAGTTAAGGAACTTAGAGCTTCTTGATTTGAGCATTAACTACTATAACAACAGCATCTTGTCATCCTTACGTGGTCTTTCTTCTTTAAAAGATTTAAATCTTGCGGAGAATCAATTAAGTGGAACAATTAATGCCCaag ATTTAAATAATATCCTCAACTTGAAGAGGTTGGATATGCATTTAAATGAGATTACAGGCTTTGAATCATTTAAAG GTGATCTGGAGTTCCTTGATTTGATGGGAAATCGCTTCAATAATAGTGTTTTTGCATCCCTCAATGGACTTTCACATCTGAAATCTCTAAATTTGTCCGAAAATCAATTGACAGGATCAATACACCTTGAAG AGTTGGCAAGTTTGAGTAACTTGGAGGAGCTAACCATTAGCGGCAACAGTAACATTGAAGAGATTATGGGACCTGAAG ACAAAACAACCTTGAACAAGTTAAAGGTGCTTGGTCTGGCATTTCTCCAAACCAATGGTAAAGGCAGTGTGCTAAAATCATTAGGGCCATTATCAGCTCTTAAGACGATTGATCTTCGAGGAAATATTTTGAATGAAACAAATACGTTTGAAG AGTTGTTTAATTTGAGTACGCTGGAAAATCTGTTTCTGGATGAATCTATCATCCACAAAGATTTTCTCCAAAATCATGTTGCGGCTTGCACTTCTCTCAAGGTTCTTCATTTGAGTCGTTGTGGTCTCAAAGGCACCCTACCCAATCGAG GGTGGTGTGAGTTAAAAAACTTGGAGGAGCTTGATCTTGGTGACAATGAATTTGAAGGAGCACTTCCATCATGTATGGCAAACATGTCATCTCTTCACACTTTGCGTCTCACTCGCAATCAATTCACTGGAAATCTTGCTTCCGGTCCTATACCCAAACTCAAGTCTATCGAATCTCTCTTACTCGGATATAATCACTTTCAAGTATCCCTCGAGTCATTCGCAAACCACTCAAGCCTAAAAAATCTCATGGCCAATGATAACGAATTGATTGAAGAAGTTGCCTCTTATTCTTGGACTCCAAAATTACAACTAGAGGTATTGAGTTTGTCACATTGCAGACCAAAAACTCCAAAGGCAAGTTCCCTCAACTTCTTATACCATCAATTCAACTTGGGATATCTTGATCTTTCTGGTTCAAAGTTTGGTGGAGCATTCCCTAGTTGGTTGTTTGAGAACAACACAAGATTAGAACAGATTTACTTGGGGGATAACTCATTCGTGGGCTCATTTCAATTGCCATTACATCCTAATCTAAATGTGTCTGTGATAGATGTATCCTACAACAAGTTAGGGGGTCACATTCCATCAAACTTATCCTTTATTTTTCCAAACCTATTGCTTTTCAATATATCTATGAATTCCTTTCAAGGTATCATCCCTCCAAGTTTGGGAAACATAAATTCCTTGGAATTTATGGATTTATCAAACAATCAACTTTCGGGAGAAATAAAAGAGCAATTTGCTAACACTCCGTTGCAGCTCATCAAACTCTCGAACAACAATTTTTCTGGTCGCATTCCTGACTTGTTTGACCCTATTCGTTTGCACGTTTTATTGTTGGGTGGCAATAACTTTGTCGGGGAGATACCTGATCTCTCATCATTCatatatttgatgacattggaTATCAGCAGTAACTCTCTGTCAGGCATGCTTCCGAGTTGGATAGCCAATATGTCAGATTTGCGCATAATATCCCTGTCTGGCAATCAATTTGAGGGTTCTATTCCGTTAGAATTCTGCAAACTTTATGAGCTTCAATTCTTGGGTCTTTCTAGTAATGATTTATCTGGCTCTATACCACCTTGTTTCAGTGAATTGACAAATTTAGAGTATGTCCTTTTGAGTAGAAACAAGTTCGGAGGCCCCATTCCACATGCTTTAATTAATGTTACTGGTTTGCGCAATCTAGATCTTGGAGGTAACAACTTCAGCGGAACAATACCAAATTGGATTGGTAACTTCTCTAGTTTGACTATTCTTCTTTTGCAAGCTAATAATCTCCATGGCAATATTCCCATTGAGTTATGCCAATTGAAACAGTTAAACATATTGGCTCTTTCCTCGAATAATTTGTCTGGACGCTTACATGCTTGCTTAAGTAATTTGTCGTCGATAACACCGAGTCGCGTCTCTATTCAAGCATATTTGAAGATTTCTTATATCAACTCTCTTCCCAATTTCGAAGACTCTACTTCTGATTTTGGTCATCTCATTTTTCCTATACAAGAAGCTTTGGAGTTAGCAACAAAGGGCAACTCACTTTCTTACATAGGATTCAATCTTGATCACATGTATGCAATCGATCTCTCTTGCAATCGATTCTTTGGAGAAATTCCCCCTGAATTCGGAAATTTGAGCAATGTGAGAGCCTTAAATTTGTCTCACAACAATCTAAGTGGGTCAATCCCTGCATCGTTTTCGAAACTGAAGCAGTTAGAAAGTTTAGATCTTTCTTATAATGACCTGAGTGGTCAAATTCCCCCTCAGTTGACCGAGATATACACTTTGGCAGTGTTTAGCGTAGCACATAATGATTTATCAGGTCCAGTTCCTGATTTCAAAGCTCAATTCGGGACATTCAACGAAAGTTGTTACGAGGGAAATCCTCTTCTTTGTGGACCTCCAATGAACAACAGTTGTGATGAGACTCATTTTGCCCCACCACCTTTGAAAGAAGAAAGCGAGGATGATGGGTTCATGGACAtgacttttttttgggtgaccTTTGTGGTGACTTATACCGTGGCACTATTTGGTGTAGCATCAGTCTTGTACATAAATTCAAATTGGCGACATGCATGGTTTTACCGCATTGATGTATGCTTCCATACTTGCTACTACTTTCTGTTGGACAGGTTCCAATAA
- the LOC119984456 gene encoding receptor-like protein 13 isoform X2 produces MKNMECWIRVVVSMWVLLNGLGWTHGCVDQEREALLQLKPFFYTLNWPESSNSSECCEWERVECNATTGRVTKLSLSTIARETWHLNVSYFLPFEQLTSLDLSGNYVQGREGNQGFEILWSRLRKLEVLDLRANNFNESIISSLSGFASLKSLYLNENKMGTTSDTTGFESLWKLRNLELLDLSINYYNNSILSSLRGLSSLKDLNLAENQLSGTINAQELASLSNLEELTISGNSNIEEIMGPEDKTTLNKLKVLGLAFLQTNGKGSVLKSLGPLSALKTIDLRGNILNETNTFEELFNLSTLENLFLDESIIHKDFLQNHVAACTSLKVLHLSRCGLKGTLPNRGWCELKNLEELDLGDNEFEGALPSCMANMSSLHTLRLTRNQFTGNLASGPIPKLKSIESLLLGYNHFQVSLESFANHSSLKNLMANDNELIEEVASYSWTPKLQLEVLSLSHCRPKTPKASSLNFLYHQFNLGYLDLSGSKFGGAFPSWLFENNTRLEQIYLGDNSFVGSFQLPLHPNLNVSVIDVSYNKLGGHIPSNLSFIFPNLLLFNISMNSFQGIIPPSLGNINSLEFMDLSNNQLSGEIKEQFANTPLQLIKLSNNNFSGRIPDLFDPIRLHVLLLGGNNFVGEIPDLSSFIYLMTLDISSNSLSGMLPSWIANMSDLRIISLSGNQFEGSIPLEFCKLYELQFLGLSSNDLSGSIPPCFSELTNLEYVLLSRNKFGGPIPHALINVTGLRNLDLGGNNFSGTIPNWIGNFSSLTILLLQANNLHGNIPIELCQLKQLNILALSSNNLSGRLHACLSNLSSITPSRVSIQAYLKISYINSLPNFEDSTSDFGHLIFPIQEALELATKGNSLSYIGFNLDHMYAIDLSCNRFFGEIPPEFGNLSNVRALNLSHNNLSGSIPASFSKLKQLESLDLSYNDLSGQIPPQLTEIYTLAVFSVAHNDLSGPVPDFKAQFGTFNESCYEGNPLLCGPPMNNSCDETHFAPPPLKEESEDDGFMDMTFFWVTFVVTYTVALFGVASVLYINSNWRHAWFYRIDVCFHTCYYFLLDRFQ; encoded by the exons ATGAagaatatggagtgttggataaGAGTGGTGGTAAGTATGTGGGTGTTGCTAAATGGGTTGGGTTGGACTCATGGGTGTGTGGACCAAGAGAGGGAGGCTCTCTTACAACTGAAACCTTTCTTTTATACCTTAAATTGGCCAGAGAGTAGTAATTCTTCAGAATGTTGTGAGTGGGAAAGGGTGGAGTGCAATGCAACTACTGGAAGAGTAACCAAGCTCTCTCTTTCTACTATAGCAAGGGAGACATGGCATCTCAATGTGTCTTATTTTCTTCCCTTTGAACAACTCACAAGTCTCGACTTGAGCGGCAATTATGTGCAGGGTCGTGAGGGGAATCAAG GATTTGAAATATTGTGGTCGAGGTTGAGGAAGCTGGAGGTCCTTGACTTACGTGCGAATAATTTCAATGAGAGCATTATATCGTCTTTGAGTGGGTTTGCTTCTCTCAAGTCTCTTTatctaaatgaaaataaaatgggAACAACCTCAGATACAACCG GTTTTGAAAGTCTGTGGAAGTTAAGGAACTTAGAGCTTCTTGATTTGAGCATTAACTACTATAACAACAGCATCTTGTCATCCTTACGTGGTCTTTCTTCTTTAAAAGATTTAAATCTTGCGGAGAATCAATTAAGTGGAACAATTAATGCCCaag AGTTGGCAAGTTTGAGTAACTTGGAGGAGCTAACCATTAGCGGCAACAGTAACATTGAAGAGATTATGGGACCTGAAG ACAAAACAACCTTGAACAAGTTAAAGGTGCTTGGTCTGGCATTTCTCCAAACCAATGGTAAAGGCAGTGTGCTAAAATCATTAGGGCCATTATCAGCTCTTAAGACGATTGATCTTCGAGGAAATATTTTGAATGAAACAAATACGTTTGAAG AGTTGTTTAATTTGAGTACGCTGGAAAATCTGTTTCTGGATGAATCTATCATCCACAAAGATTTTCTCCAAAATCATGTTGCGGCTTGCACTTCTCTCAAGGTTCTTCATTTGAGTCGTTGTGGTCTCAAAGGCACCCTACCCAATCGAG GGTGGTGTGAGTTAAAAAACTTGGAGGAGCTTGATCTTGGTGACAATGAATTTGAAGGAGCACTTCCATCATGTATGGCAAACATGTCATCTCTTCACACTTTGCGTCTCACTCGCAATCAATTCACTGGAAATCTTGCTTCCGGTCCTATACCCAAACTCAAGTCTATCGAATCTCTCTTACTCGGATATAATCACTTTCAAGTATCCCTCGAGTCATTCGCAAACCACTCAAGCCTAAAAAATCTCATGGCCAATGATAACGAATTGATTGAAGAAGTTGCCTCTTATTCTTGGACTCCAAAATTACAACTAGAGGTATTGAGTTTGTCACATTGCAGACCAAAAACTCCAAAGGCAAGTTCCCTCAACTTCTTATACCATCAATTCAACTTGGGATATCTTGATCTTTCTGGTTCAAAGTTTGGTGGAGCATTCCCTAGTTGGTTGTTTGAGAACAACACAAGATTAGAACAGATTTACTTGGGGGATAACTCATTCGTGGGCTCATTTCAATTGCCATTACATCCTAATCTAAATGTGTCTGTGATAGATGTATCCTACAACAAGTTAGGGGGTCACATTCCATCAAACTTATCCTTTATTTTTCCAAACCTATTGCTTTTCAATATATCTATGAATTCCTTTCAAGGTATCATCCCTCCAAGTTTGGGAAACATAAATTCCTTGGAATTTATGGATTTATCAAACAATCAACTTTCGGGAGAAATAAAAGAGCAATTTGCTAACACTCCGTTGCAGCTCATCAAACTCTCGAACAACAATTTTTCTGGTCGCATTCCTGACTTGTTTGACCCTATTCGTTTGCACGTTTTATTGTTGGGTGGCAATAACTTTGTCGGGGAGATACCTGATCTCTCATCATTCatatatttgatgacattggaTATCAGCAGTAACTCTCTGTCAGGCATGCTTCCGAGTTGGATAGCCAATATGTCAGATTTGCGCATAATATCCCTGTCTGGCAATCAATTTGAGGGTTCTATTCCGTTAGAATTCTGCAAACTTTATGAGCTTCAATTCTTGGGTCTTTCTAGTAATGATTTATCTGGCTCTATACCACCTTGTTTCAGTGAATTGACAAATTTAGAGTATGTCCTTTTGAGTAGAAACAAGTTCGGAGGCCCCATTCCACATGCTTTAATTAATGTTACTGGTTTGCGCAATCTAGATCTTGGAGGTAACAACTTCAGCGGAACAATACCAAATTGGATTGGTAACTTCTCTAGTTTGACTATTCTTCTTTTGCAAGCTAATAATCTCCATGGCAATATTCCCATTGAGTTATGCCAATTGAAACAGTTAAACATATTGGCTCTTTCCTCGAATAATTTGTCTGGACGCTTACATGCTTGCTTAAGTAATTTGTCGTCGATAACACCGAGTCGCGTCTCTATTCAAGCATATTTGAAGATTTCTTATATCAACTCTCTTCCCAATTTCGAAGACTCTACTTCTGATTTTGGTCATCTCATTTTTCCTATACAAGAAGCTTTGGAGTTAGCAACAAAGGGCAACTCACTTTCTTACATAGGATTCAATCTTGATCACATGTATGCAATCGATCTCTCTTGCAATCGATTCTTTGGAGAAATTCCCCCTGAATTCGGAAATTTGAGCAATGTGAGAGCCTTAAATTTGTCTCACAACAATCTAAGTGGGTCAATCCCTGCATCGTTTTCGAAACTGAAGCAGTTAGAAAGTTTAGATCTTTCTTATAATGACCTGAGTGGTCAAATTCCCCCTCAGTTGACCGAGATATACACTTTGGCAGTGTTTAGCGTAGCACATAATGATTTATCAGGTCCAGTTCCTGATTTCAAAGCTCAATTCGGGACATTCAACGAAAGTTGTTACGAGGGAAATCCTCTTCTTTGTGGACCTCCAATGAACAACAGTTGTGATGAGACTCATTTTGCCCCACCACCTTTGAAAGAAGAAAGCGAGGATGATGGGTTCATGGACAtgacttttttttgggtgaccTTTGTGGTGACTTATACCGTGGCACTATTTGGTGTAGCATCAGTCTTGTACATAAATTCAAATTGGCGACATGCATGGTTTTACCGCATTGATGTATGCTTCCATACTTGCTACTACTTTCTGTTGGACAGGTTCCAATAA